The DNA segment CGGAGAGTGCGATTTGCAGGATCAAGCCGTTGCCTATGGACGCGGTGGTTCCCGGTATGAGCGCGAAGACAAACGCGCCGTGACCGAGAAATACATGGGCCCGCTGATCAGCACGACCATGACCCGCTGCATTCACTGCACACGCTGCGTTCGGTTCTCCGAAGAGATCGCGGGTGTTGACGAAATCGGCGCGCTTTATCGCGGCGAAGACATGCAGATCACGACCTATTTGGAGCAGGCCGCGTCACACGAATTGTCTGCGAACGTGATCGATTTATGCCCAGTGGGCGCTTTGACGTCGCGCCCCTATGCGTTCGAAGCGCGGCCATGGGAATTGAAGCGCACGCTCAGCATCGACGTCTCTGACGCCGTGGGCGCGAACATTTCGCTGCATTCCAAAGGCCGCGAAGTCATGCGGGCGCTCCCGCGCATCAACGACGACGTTAATGAGGAATGGCTCTCTGACAAGGCGCGGTATCAGGTCGATGGCCTGACAAAACGGCGGCTTGATAAAGTGTTCGTTCGCAAAGGCGGCAAGCTCGCGGCTTCGAACTGGAGCGATGCGTTTGACGCCATCGCTTCGCACCTTGGCGATGACACATCGTCCATCGCGGCTGTTGCGGGCGACATGGTCGATTGCGAAACGATGTTCGCGGCCAAAACGCTGCTTAAGGCTTGCGGATCGTCGCTAATCGAAGCGCGCCAGACCGGAATGACATACGATGTGTCGAACATCGCAGCGGTGAATTTCAACTCAGGGCTCGCTGGGATTGAAACAGCCGATGCTATCCTGATCATCGGCAGCCACATCCGCTGGGAAGCGGCACTGGTGAATGCGCGTATTCGCAAAGCTGTAAAGTCTGGCGCGAAGGTGTTTGTCGTCGGCCCTGAATGGGAAACGACCTATCCCGCTGAATTCCTTGGTGAAGATCTAAAGGTGCTTAATCGCGTTCCCAAAGCATTGGGCGATGCGATGAAGGCGGCTGAACGCCCTGCGGTTATCCTTGGCGGCGCGGCATTGGCAAATGGGGCATTGGCTCCGGCGCTCAAACTGGTCGACAAATTTGGCCTCGTGAAAGACGGTTGGAACGGATTTAACGTGCTGCATATGAGCGCGGCGCGGATGGGTTCGCTGATGCTCGATTTCACGGTACCGGGCGGCATGGCGGACATCGCCGCACAGTCACCTAAGGTTGTGATCAGCCTCGGTGCGGATGAAATGGACCACGAACCGTTTGCCGACAGTCTAAAGGTCTATATCGGCCACCACGGCGATAAGGGCGCGCATGCGGCCGACGTGATTCTTCCGGCAGCAAGCTATGCCGAAAAAGACGGAACATACGTCAACACCGAAGGGCGCGTGCAGTTTGCAGAGAAATCTGTGTTCGCGCCGGGTGATGCGCGTGAAGATTGGACGATTTTGCGAGCCTTGGCCGACGCGTTGGGCGTTGATGTTGGTTTCGACAGTTTTGCCGAATTGCAAAGCGCCATGATCGTCGAAGTGCCTGCATTGGGTGAAGAGGCGGTGGCCGATTATGGCGCGCTGCCGAAAGCCGACAGCAAAGCGAAAGGTGAAGGCACTATTTCTGCCTACCCGATCAAAGATTTCTACCTCACCAATCCAATTGCCCGTGCAAGCGCGGTGATGCAGCAATGTTCGGCAGAACTGATCCACGGCGATGAGCTGAAGGAGGCTGCGGAATGACCGAGTTCTTCCAAGGTTTAGGCATGTCTTATGAATGGGCATGGGGCGTTGCCACTATTGCAGGCATTTTGCTCATTGCGCTGCCGCTTATGCTTGCGGTGGCGATGGTGATCTATGTCGATCGCAAAGTTCTGGGCGCGATTATGTTGCGCCGGGGGCCGAACGTGGTTGGCCCGTTTGGCTTGCTGCAGAGCTTCGCTGACGGCCTAAAGGTTTTCCTTCAAGAGACGATCATCCCGACCGCTGCGAACAAAGGGATTTTCCTCCTCGCGCCGATCATCACATTCACTGTCGCTTTGGCGGCGTGGGCGGTGATCCCGTTCGCGGATGGCGTTGTTTTGGCCGACATCAATGTAGGCCTTCTCTACATTCTCGCGATCAGCTCACTGGGCGTTTACGGCGTCGTGATGAGCGGGTGGGCGTCTAACTCCAAATACCCGTTCTTTTCGGCCATGCGCGCGGCGGCACAGATGATCTCTTACGAGGTCTCCATCGGCTTCATTCTGGTCTGCGTCGTTCTGTGGTCAAAGTCGTTCAACATGACAGAGATCGTGCTCGCCCAAAAAGGGCACGGGCTTGGGATCGTCAATGGGTTCTTCTTCAACCCGCTTCTGTTCCCGATCTTCGTGGTGTTTTTCATTTGCGCGCTCGCAGAAACCGCCCGTGCACCGTTCGATCTGACTGAGGCGGAGAGTGAGCTTGTCGCCGGGTATCAAACCGAATATTCGAGCATGAGCTTCGCGCTGTTCTGGCTGGGTGAGTATGCGAACATTTTGTTGATGTGCTCGCTGTGCACGCTGCTGTTCTTTGGAGGGTGGTTGCCACCGATCGAATGGGCACCGCTGTATTATGTGCCGGGCTTTATTTGGTTCCTGCTCAAGACGTTTGGCTTCTTCCTCGTCTTCAGCTGGATATGGGCGACCGTCCCGCGGTATCGCTATGACCAATTGATGCGGCTTGGCTGGAAGGTGTTCCTGCCGATGAGCCTGATCTTTGTCGCACTCATCTCAGGTTATCTGATGGCCACGGGGCATTTCGGTGAGCAGTTTGCGATAATTGATTGGAACGCATCATGAGCATTTTAGCATTCGCTACCGCAGCTCTAATGGTGCCACTTGGCGATACTGATGCGGTCTTCGATTGCTTGGGTGGTGAGCGTGATCCGGGCAAAGATTGGTCGCAAATTCCTGAGACACTCGACAAAGCCTTTAGCTTTCGAGTGAACGGTCTGCGCACGATGTTTGAGAGTGATGAGGTCGACAATGAGATTGCACCACCTTCGGACCGTTTCGTATTTGAAGGCCACTGGTTTGATCCAGATGGCGTCTCGATCCTCCGTGTAAACTCAGAATACGACCAGATTAGTCTCCACGGACAGGAATACACAGTCTATTTCAACGAGCCGCTGGCGAAAGGTTGG comes from the Erythrobacter sp. Alg231-14 genome and includes:
- the nuoH gene encoding NADH-quinone oxidoreductase subunit NuoH, whose translation is MTEFFQGLGMSYEWAWGVATIAGILLIALPLMLAVAMVIYVDRKVLGAIMLRRGPNVVGPFGLLQSFADGLKVFLQETIIPTAANKGIFLLAPIITFTVALAAWAVIPFADGVVLADINVGLLYILAISSLGVYGVVMSGWASNSKYPFFSAMRAAAQMISYEVSIGFILVCVVLWSKSFNMTEIVLAQKGHGLGIVNGFFFNPLLFPIFVVFFICALAETARAPFDLTEAESELVAGYQTEYSSMSFALFWLGEYANILLMCSLCTLLFFGGWLPPIEWAPLYYVPGFIWFLLKTFGFFLVFSWIWATVPRYRYDQLMRLGWKVFLPMSLIFVALISGYLMATGHFGEQFAIIDWNAS
- the nuoG gene encoding NADH-quinone oxidoreductase subunit NuoG; this encodes MPKVTVDGQEIEVPQGATVLQACEQAGKEIPRFCYHERLSIAGNCRMCLVEVKPGPPKPQASCALPAGEGQEIRTDTPMVKKAREGVMEFLLINHPLDCPICDQGGECDLQDQAVAYGRGGSRYEREDKRAVTEKYMGPLISTTMTRCIHCTRCVRFSEEIAGVDEIGALYRGEDMQITTYLEQAASHELSANVIDLCPVGALTSRPYAFEARPWELKRTLSIDVSDAVGANISLHSKGREVMRALPRINDDVNEEWLSDKARYQVDGLTKRRLDKVFVRKGGKLAASNWSDAFDAIASHLGDDTSSIAAVAGDMVDCETMFAAKTLLKACGSSLIEARQTGMTYDVSNIAAVNFNSGLAGIETADAILIIGSHIRWEAALVNARIRKAVKSGAKVFVVGPEWETTYPAEFLGEDLKVLNRVPKALGDAMKAAERPAVILGGAALANGALAPALKLVDKFGLVKDGWNGFNVLHMSAARMGSLMLDFTVPGGMADIAAQSPKVVISLGADEMDHEPFADSLKVYIGHHGDKGAHAADVILPAASYAEKDGTYVNTEGRVQFAEKSVFAPGDAREDWTILRALADALGVDVGFDSFAELQSAMIVEVPALGEEAVADYGALPKADSKAKGEGTISAYPIKDFYLTNPIARASAVMQQCSAELIHGDELKEAAE